The following are encoded together in the Deltaproteobacteria bacterium genome:
- a CDS encoding (2Fe-2S)-binding protein: MADSGRQTLPLSFTVNGTRYDLEVEPHELLLDVIRKRLGLTGAKRSCDVQVCGACTLLLDGRPVSSCTLPAFEARDKDVLTIEGMAEDGKLHPIQEAFIEYGGFQCGFCTPGMILTAKTLLDQNPNPTEEDVIEYMNGNICRCTGYKKIVESIMGVGKPNADAS, translated from the coding sequence ATGGCAGACTCAGGACGGCAGACCCTTCCGCTATCCTTCACGGTGAACGGGACGCGCTACGACCTCGAGGTGGAGCCGCACGAGCTGCTCCTGGACGTGATTCGCAAGCGCCTGGGACTCACCGGCGCGAAGCGCTCCTGCGACGTGCAGGTGTGCGGCGCTTGCACGCTGCTGCTCGACGGACGCCCGGTGAGTTCGTGCACCCTGCCGGCCTTCGAGGCGCGGGACAAGGACGTTCTCACCATCGAGGGCATGGCGGAGGACGGCAAGCTGCATCCGATCCAGGAAGCGTTCATCGAGTACGGCGGCTTCCAGTGCGGCTTCTGTACGCCGGGCATGATCCTCACCGCCAAGACGCTGCTGGACCAGAACCCGAACCCCACGGAAGAAGACGTCATCGAGTACATGAACGGCAACATTTGCCGCTGCACGGGTTACAAGAAGATCGTCGAGTCCATCATGGGGGTGGGGAAGCCGAACGCCGACGCGTCCTGA